In the genome of Ureibacillus sp. FSL W7-1570, the window TTACTAAAATACGCCTTTCATTTATGATTAACATAGTATTCCAAGGGAGTTGAATCGTAATGAAGAAAAAGAAATTAATCATCATCACCTTGTTGCTGATTGTCGGGGTCCTATTATCTTCTTGCAGCAATTATAATTTTAAACCGACAATCGAGTATAAGATACAAGACTTTACTATGATTGATCATCGGGGAGAAACGGTTACTTTAGATGACTTAAAAGGGCAACCTTGGATTGCTATGTTTATTTTTACAAACTGCAAAACGATTTGCCAGCCAATGACGTTAAACATGTCGATAGTGCAAGAAAAATTGGTTGAAAAAGGCCTCGAAGATTACAAAATCGTCGGGTTTTCAGTAGACCCGGAAAATGATACGCCGGAAGCGTTATCCAAGTATTTGGACTACTTTACAGTTCCTGATGAATCGAAATGGCATCTGCTTACAGGCTATGATCAAAAATTCATCGAACAATTTGCACTTCAATCATTTAAAGCGCTTGTAAAAAAACCGGAAGATGATGATCAAGTGATTCATGGTTCCTCATTCTATCTCGTTGATGAAAATGGGGTTGCCGTAAAATATTATTCAGGTTATTCCGAAGAGGAAAATTCAGCTAAAGCTGTACCATATGATGAAATTGCATTGGATATGGAAACATTAATCAATAATATGAAGAAGAAATAAAAAATGCTTGGGGTTTCCCAAGCATTTTTTTATCAGCCTCTTAATGAATCAAAGACCTGTTTTAAATCGGCGATAATATCTTCCGCATTTTCTATTCCCACAGAAAAGCGCAAGAGACAATCGTCCACTCCGCGGGCAATTCGTTCTTCGTATGGAATGTCGGCATGTGTTTGAGTTGCAGGATATGTAATAAAGCTTTCCGGACCGCCTAAACTTTCGGCAAACGTAATGAGTTTCATATTTTTTAAGAACGGATTGACAAATTCAGGTTTCGTCAAACGGAATGAAAGCATTCCGCCTTTGCCGGTATACAGTACATCGGAAACTAAAGGTTCCTCTTTCAAATATGCAACGACTCTTTTCGCATTTTCATCATGCTGCTTCATTCTCACATGCAATGTTTTCAAACCGCGAATGACCAGCCAGCTATCGAAAGGGGACAGCACAAGCCCCATGCTGTTTTGATTAAATGACAATTTTTCGCTAAGCTCTTTCCCTTTTGAAACGACAAGACCGGCCAATGTATCGTTATGTCCCGCAATATATTTGGTCGCACTGTGCACAACAATATCCGCCCCATGTTCCATTGGCCGTTGGAAATATGGGGAGTAGAATGTATTATCAACGATAAATAACAAGTTATGTTTTTTGCAGATGTCATTGAAATAATCCAAATCAAATTCGATCATTAATGGATTTGTAGGTGTTTCAAGGAAAACGGCTTTCGTATGTTCGTTGATCAATCCTTCAACTTCTTCCACTTTTGAGAAGTACACCGGCCGGATTTGATACATTTCGTTAAATACTTTTAGTAAACGATAAGTCCCCCCATACACATCTTCCGGCAAAAGGATTTCATCACCCGGTTTGAAGATGGAAAGAACCAATTGAATGGCGGCCATTCCGGAGCTACAGGCAAAACCCGCATCTCCCCCCTCCAATTCCGCAATGCCATTTTCTAAAATTTCACGGGTCGGGTTTTTTGTTCGAATATAATCATATCCTGTAGATTCCCCAATGCCAGTGTGTCTATAGGCTGTGGACATATAAATTGGGGGATTTACAGCACCTGTTCGGATGTCACTTTGATTTCCCAATTGAACTAATTTTGTTTCAATCCAACTTTTTGTCATGACTGTCACTCTTTCCTTGAAATACTTTATTGAATTGTTTATTAAACAATTTATCACAGGTCTTAATTCAAAAACAATAGTTTCAAGAATTAATAAAATATTTCTTATTTTATAAATAGAAATAATAATAAAAACAATGAATTGAACTATTTTCCAAAATTCATTAGCGTTTTCAAATCAATTTTTCGTTTTTAGGTTATAATCAATGGTTAGAATAGTTAAATGCGCTCTCACAGGGGGAAATCATGGCTAAAAAGAAAAAACGGAAGAAACCTTTGATCAGTCCCGGAATGAAGTTTTTCCTGATCATTCTGCTCATTCCGGCATCAATGATTATTTACTCGTTTGTTTATTTCGCTTGGGAAGATTTGAAATCAATTATTTACCCTGAAGAATTATCTGAAATCGAAAAAATTCAAGAAGGATTTGACTTAAAAATACCGGAAGAATATATTCCAATCTACATAGCGGCCGGGGAAAAATACAATGTTCCATGGACGTTGCTTGCCGCCCATCATCGGGTGGAAACAAGATTTTCTACAATGGACACATTAGTCTCACCGGTGGGAGCGGAAGGGCATATGCAGTTCATGCCATGCACATTTGTTGGATGGGATCATCCTACCTGTGCGGGATTAGGGAAGGGAAACATTCCGGAATCTGAAAAAACCGATCCGAAAGTGATTGAAAAGTACGGCGGTTATGGAGTGGACGCGAATGGGGACGGTATTGCCGATCCGTTTGATATAGAAGATGCGATTTATAGTGCCGCCAATTTCTTGTCCAAATCCGGTGTACAGGATGGGGAAATTGAGAAAGCGGTTTTCCGTTATAACCACAGCAAGGAGTATGTAAAGAAAGTCCTGTATTATTATGAACAATATAATCGTGTCGGACCGTTATTGGAAAGGGAAGCATTGGCGGCGATTGACTGAAACGGATATGGATACGGAAACGAAAGGCAACGGTTTTTTGATGAAAGGCATTGTGGCCAACTTTATTGTTGGAAAAGAAAAATGATCATCCATTTGTCAGGATGATCATTTTTGATTTTTGTGAATGGGCAATTTTTAATCCGTTGCTTTTCTGAAACTTTTCATGATTAAACTTACAATGAAGACTAAAACCACGGAACCGATCAAAGCAGGGAAAATGTAGAAATTGGAGATTTCCCAACCCCAGTTTCCCAAAAATGCACTTCCAATCCAGGAGCCAATAATGCCCGCCACTATATTACCGATGATACCACCCGGAATATCTTTACCTACAATGACTCCTGCAAGCCAGCCGATGATTCCGCCGATAATTAAATACCAAATAAAATTCACGATTAATCCACTCCTTTAATTGTGTGCAACTTTTCTTGTGTTAGTGTGCTCAAATGCTTTGAAGATATGCAGACAATCCAAAGCGGGTTATCAATAAAATTTATTTTCAAAATATTTTGCAAATTGAACAAAAATGTCATATAATGTTCACAAAGAGGTCAAATATTTTGGGGATGGGGTGGATACATTATGCATATCACTATTAATGCATCTGAAAAATTAAATCGCCAAGGGATTATGTTTGCAATTCTTCATACGCTTGTATTATTCAATTTAGCCATCGACTTTACACTGGTTCCTATTATCTGATCTAACCCTCAAAGGGTTAGATTTTTTTTTGACAAAACTCAACAATCATTGTCTATACAGATGTCAAATACCCACTCATCATGATTAGTTTGCCGCCAAAAAAATTGATTATGTATCAACGGAGAAAAAACGGAATATTTCAAGTAAAGTGCAGCATTTAAATAGAAAGAAAACGTTTTCATTAAAATTCAAATTTTTAAAATTTTATAAAAAATTTCAAAAACCCTGTTGACGAAAGGGGCATTTTTGTACTATTATGACAACAATTTCACCGACAGTTTTTATAAAAGATGTTAAATGAGAATAATTGTCGGAAAATTTTTTATAACCCGTTTTTTTAAACATTGGAAATATTAGTATTTGTGAGGGGCGTTTGAAGTATGAGAAGTGATATGATCAAAGTAGGAGTTGACCGTGCTCCTCATCGTAGCTTACTTTATGCTACAGGCAAGGTAAAACCAAAAGACTTGGGAAAACCATTCATCGGTGTTTGCAACTCTTACATCGATATTATTCCAGGTCATGTACATTTACGTGAATTTGCTGAAGAAGTAAAAGAAGCGATCATTGAAGCAGGAGGAATTCCGTTTGAATTCAACACAATCGGTGTTGACGATGGAATTGCGATGGGTCACATCGGAATGCGTTACTCGTTGCCTAGCCGTGAACTGATTGCAGATTCTGCTGAAACAGTGATAAATGCTCACTGGTTTGATGGTGTATTCTTCATTCCAAACTGTGACAAAATCACGCCAGGAATGTTGATGGCTGCGGTTCGCACAAACGTTCCTTCCATATTCGTTTCCGGTGGACCGATGGAAGCGGGAAGAAGTGCCACAGGTAAACAATTGTCTCTAACTTCAGTTTTTGAAGGGATTGGGGCATTCAAATCCGGTCAAATGTCTGAGGAAGAATTTAAAGATATTGAAATGCACGCTTGTCCGACATGCGGATCCTGTTCGGGAATGTTTACTGCGAACTCCATGAACTGTTTAATGGAAATGCTGGGAGTTGCTCTTCCTGGAAATGGAACAATTGTTGCTACAAGCGAAAAGAGAAAAGAATTAATCCGTGAGGCTGCAAAACATTTAATTCGTATGATTGAAGAAGATGTCCGTCCACGCGACATCATCACAAAAGAAGCGATTGACGATGCCTTTGCACTGGA includes:
- a CDS encoding SCO family protein, whose translation is MKKKKLIIITLLLIVGVLLSSCSNYNFKPTIEYKIQDFTMIDHRGETVTLDDLKGQPWIAMFIFTNCKTICQPMTLNMSIVQEKLVEKGLEDYKIVGFSVDPENDTPEALSKYLDYFTVPDESKWHLLTGYDQKFIEQFALQSFKALVKKPEDDDQVIHGSSFYLVDENGVAVKYYSGYSEEENSAKAVPYDEIALDMETLINNMKKK
- a CDS encoding methionine biosynthesis PLP-dependent protein, producing the protein MTKSWIETKLVQLGNQSDIRTGAVNPPIYMSTAYRHTGIGESTGYDYIRTKNPTREILENGIAELEGGDAGFACSSGMAAIQLVLSIFKPGDEILLPEDVYGGTYRLLKVFNEMYQIRPVYFSKVEEVEGLINEHTKAVFLETPTNPLMIEFDLDYFNDICKKHNLLFIVDNTFYSPYFQRPMEHGADIVVHSATKYIAGHNDTLAGLVVSKGKELSEKLSFNQNSMGLVLSPFDSWLVIRGLKTLHVRMKQHDENAKRVVAYLKEEPLVSDVLYTGKGGMLSFRLTKPEFVNPFLKNMKLITFAESLGGPESFITYPATQTHADIPYEERIARGVDDCLLRFSVGIENAEDIIADLKQVFDSLRG
- a CDS encoding lytic transglycosylase domain-containing protein: MAKKKKRKKPLISPGMKFFLIILLIPASMIIYSFVYFAWEDLKSIIYPEELSEIEKIQEGFDLKIPEEYIPIYIAAGEKYNVPWTLLAAHHRVETRFSTMDTLVSPVGAEGHMQFMPCTFVGWDHPTCAGLGKGNIPESEKTDPKVIEKYGGYGVDANGDGIADPFDIEDAIYSAANFLSKSGVQDGEIEKAVFRYNHSKEYVKKVLYYYEQYNRVGPLLEREALAAID
- a CDS encoding GlsB/YeaQ/YmgE family stress response membrane protein — encoded protein: MNFIWYLIIGGIIGWLAGVIVGKDIPGGIIGNIVAGIIGSWIGSAFLGNWGWEISNFYIFPALIGSVVLVFIVSLIMKSFRKATD